From the genome of Deinococcus sp. AJ005, one region includes:
- the fabG gene encoding 3-oxoacyl-[acyl-carrier-protein] reductase, protein MTEPQPNKVALVTGSSRGLGRAMALKLAADGFDLAVHFGRNAAEAEKVAEEVRAHGVRAEVFGADLATPANAGKLVEDVIRKMGGLDVLVNNAGITRDGLAIRMKDEDWDAVIQTNLSSAFSACRAAIKHMMRARSGRIVNIASVVGLTGNPGQANYVASKAGLIGLTKALAKEYGGRGITVNAVAPGFIESDMTATLAEDVKSGYLAGIPLARLGQPEEVAALVAFLASDGAGYITGQTIGVDGGLNPH, encoded by the coding sequence ATGACCGAACCACAACCCAACAAAGTTGCCCTCGTCACTGGCAGCAGCCGGGGCCTGGGCCGGGCGATGGCCCTGAAACTGGCCGCAGACGGCTTTGATCTTGCCGTCCACTTCGGACGTAATGCTGCGGAAGCTGAGAAGGTGGCGGAGGAAGTTCGCGCCCACGGCGTCCGTGCCGAGGTGTTCGGCGCTGATCTCGCCACGCCAGCCAACGCCGGAAAACTCGTCGAGGACGTGATCCGGAAGATGGGCGGTCTGGACGTGCTGGTCAACAATGCCGGAATCACCCGCGACGGCCTCGCCATCCGCATGAAGGACGAGGACTGGGACGCCGTGATCCAGACCAACCTGTCCAGCGCGTTTTCGGCGTGCCGGGCGGCCATCAAGCACATGATGCGTGCCCGCTCTGGGCGGATCGTCAATATTGCCAGCGTGGTGGGATTGACTGGCAATCCGGGTCAGGCCAACTACGTGGCCAGCAAGGCCGGGTTGATCGGGCTGACCAAGGCGCTGGCCAAGGAATACGGCGGGCGCGGTATTACCGTCAATGCCGTGGCCCCCGGTTTTATCGAATCCGACATGACGGCTACGCTGGCGGAAGACGTGAAAAGCGGTTATCTGGCGGGGATTCCTCTGGCCCGCCTTGGTCAGCCGGAAGAAGTCGCCGCACTGGTGGCGTTTCTAGCCTCTGATGGTGCCGGGTACATCACCGGGCAGACCATCGGCGTGGATGGCGGTTTGAATCCGCATTGA
- the acpP gene encoding acyl carrier protein: MATFDDVKDVIVDKLGVDADKINPEARFVEDLGADSLETVELIMGLEDKFGVTISDEDAENIRTVQAAVDYIESKQ; encoded by the coding sequence ATGGCGACTTTTGATGACGTGAAAGATGTGATTGTGGACAAGCTGGGTGTGGACGCGGATAAGATCAACCCCGAGGCCCGTTTCGTGGAGGATCTGGGCGCAGACAGCCTGGAAACCGTCGAGCTGATCATGGGCCTGGAAGACAAGTTCGGCGTGACCATCAGCGATGAGGATGCCGAGAACATCCGCACCGTGCAGGCCGCCGTCGATTACATCGAGAGCAAGCAGTAA
- the fabF gene encoding beta-ketoacyl-ACP synthase II, translating into MGVSGLRRVVITGLGPVTPIGMGAAAYAEAQRAGRSGIGPITHFDATDTASKIAGQVKGSLDEFIDPREARKLDRYVQLALVASELAARDSGLTPEELSGERVGTVVGSGIGGVKTFEDQAGVLHERGPGRISPMFIPMMIANMATGHVAMKFGATGPSSTVVTACATGTGSIGDAARYIQLDLADVMIAGGTEAAVTAIAVGGFSNMKALSTRNDSPETASRPFSATRDGFVLGEGAGIVILEEYEKAKKRGATIYAEVVGYGTSADAHHITMPAPEGRGAQVAMRMALNTAGVNPEQVGYVNAHGTSTHFNDLYETQGIKHVFGDHAKKLAISSTKSMTGHLLGAAGAIEAIAVAQALKDGILPPTINLTDPDPALDLDYIPEGAREQQVEYVLSNSFAFGGQNATLLFKRV; encoded by the coding sequence ATGGGCGTTTCAGGATTGAGACGGGTGGTGATCACGGGGCTGGGGCCGGTGACGCCCATCGGGATGGGGGCGGCAGCCTACGCCGAGGCGCAGCGCGCGGGCAGAAGCGGCATCGGCCCGATCACGCACTTCGACGCCACCGACACCGCCAGCAAGATCGCGGGTCAGGTGAAGGGCAGCCTGGATGAATTCATCGATCCGCGCGAGGCCCGGAAATTAGACCGCTACGTGCAACTGGCGCTGGTGGCCTCCGAACTCGCCGCGCGTGACAGTGGCCTGACCCCTGAGGAACTCAGTGGCGAACGCGTCGGCACGGTGGTGGGCAGCGGCATCGGTGGGGTCAAGACCTTCGAGGATCAGGCCGGGGTGCTGCACGAGCGGGGGCCGGGGCGTATCAGCCCGATGTTCATTCCGATGATGATCGCCAATATGGCCACCGGACACGTCGCCATGAAGTTCGGCGCGACGGGGCCAAGCAGCACCGTGGTCACCGCCTGCGCCACCGGCACGGGATCCATCGGGGATGCCGCACGCTACATCCAACTCGATCTGGCCGACGTGATGATCGCCGGCGGTACCGAGGCCGCCGTGACCGCCATCGCCGTGGGCGGATTCTCCAATATGAAGGCGCTATCCACCCGCAACGACTCGCCGGAAACCGCCAGCCGCCCCTTCAGCGCCACCCGCGACGGCTTTGTGCTGGGCGAGGGCGCGGGTATCGTGATTCTGGAAGAATACGAGAAGGCCAAAAAGCGGGGGGCCACCATCTACGCCGAAGTCGTCGGCTACGGCACCAGCGCCGATGCCCACCACATCACCATGCCCGCCCCGGAAGGACGCGGGGCACAGGTGGCGATGCGGATGGCCCTGAACACGGCGGGGGTCAACCCCGAGCAGGTGGGTTACGTCAACGCGCACGGCACCAGCACGCACTTCAATGACCTGTACGAGACGCAGGGCATCAAGCATGTGTTTGGCGATCACGCCAAGAAGCTGGCGATCAGCTCTACCAAGTCCATGACCGGACACCTGCTGGGCGCGGCGGGGGCCATCGAGGCGATTGCCGTGGCGCAGGCGCTGAAAGACGGCATCCTGCCCCCCACCATCAACCTGACCGATCCCGATCCCGCACTGGACCTAGATTACATCCCCGAGGGCGCACGGGAGCAACAGGTGGAATACGTCCTGAGCAACTCGTTTGCTTTCGGTGGTCAGAACGCGACGTTGCTGTTCAAACGGGTGTGA
- the ppk1 gene encoding polyphosphate kinase 1 encodes MSRAKTSAVLTEPAPARAKRHRKKPEPEGLGETRTHSTVANTESRYLNRELSWLAFNERVLAEARDVRNPPLERLKYAAICGSNLDEFFMVRVAGIHRQIAAGVNTPGLDGITPRETLALVRERTQGMLREIEKTTRKVLKLLMDEGLKLVRVADLGKRARASLREHYLAEIQPVLTPLVVDPSHPFPYLSNLSLNLAVLLRGGSGDETDFARVKVPVGVLPRVVVIGDALLMLEDVIAAHISELFKGREVLAAHVFRVTRNTDYEFEEEEAEDLLATIEDGLRRRRFGAAVRLEVVRETPIKLVTFLQERLRLAAEDIFLLEGPLGTADLMGLPVTRPDLAFEAFAPAVPDLDGDEENGIFDTLRGGDVLLHHPYDGFANILNFIEEASRDPQVLAIKQTLYRTGDDPRLLAALRTAAENGKQVVALIELKARFDEQRNISWARKLERAGAHVVYGMAGLKTHAKVTLVVRREAEGLRRYAHIGTGNYNPKTARLYTDLSLLTADPEIGMDVAELFNHLTGYAEADYTHLLVAPDTARTGLEALLEREADNARAGHDAWARIKVNSLTDPAMIEAMYGAASAGVRIDLIIRGVCCLRPGVPGLSESVRVRSLLGRYLEHARVYAFGNAGNAEVYFGSADLMSRNLDRRVEVVAPVLDDAHRDQFLDILKTEWTDQRGSWELCLDGEYEKLPGDESAQQIFASARHPL; translated from the coding sequence GTGTCCCGCGCCAAAACGTCCGCCGTCCTGACTGAACCTGCTCCAGCCAGGGCCAAACGCCACCGCAAGAAGCCGGAGCCGGAAGGTCTGGGCGAAACGCGCACGCACAGTACAGTGGCAAATACCGAGAGCCGCTATCTGAACCGTGAGCTGTCCTGGCTGGCCTTCAACGAGCGGGTGCTGGCTGAGGCGCGCGACGTTCGCAACCCACCGCTGGAACGTTTGAAGTACGCGGCCATCTGCGGCAGCAACCTTGACGAGTTCTTCATGGTGCGCGTGGCGGGCATCCACCGCCAGATCGCGGCGGGGGTCAACACGCCCGGTCTGGACGGTATCACGCCGCGTGAAACGCTGGCGCTGGTCCGCGAACGCACGCAGGGCATGCTGCGCGAGATCGAGAAGACGACGCGCAAGGTGCTGAAGCTGCTGATGGACGAGGGCCTCAAGCTGGTGCGCGTGGCCGATCTGGGCAAACGCGCCCGCGCCAGCCTGCGCGAACACTATCTGGCCGAGATTCAGCCGGTACTGACGCCGCTGGTGGTGGACCCCAGCCACCCCTTTCCGTACCTGAGCAACCTCAGCCTGAATCTGGCGGTGCTGCTGCGGGGTGGTTCTGGCGACGAGACCGACTTTGCACGCGTGAAGGTGCCCGTGGGCGTGCTGCCGCGCGTGGTGGTGATTGGTGACGCCTTGCTGATGCTGGAGGACGTGATCGCCGCGCACATCAGTGAGCTGTTCAAGGGCCGTGAGGTGCTGGCCGCGCATGTCTTCCGCGTGACCCGCAACACCGATTACGAGTTCGAGGAAGAGGAGGCTGAGGACCTGCTCGCCACCATCGAGGACGGGCTGCGCCGCCGCCGCTTTGGTGCTGCCGTGCGGCTGGAAGTGGTGCGCGAGACGCCCATCAAACTCGTGACCTTCCTTCAGGAGCGCCTGAGACTGGCTGCCGAGGACATCTTCCTGCTCGAAGGCCCGCTGGGCACCGCCGATCTGATGGGTCTGCCGGTGACCCGTCCAGATCTGGCCTTTGAGGCTTTCGCCCCCGCCGTGCCTGATCTGGACGGCGACGAGGAAAACGGCATCTTCGACACCCTGCGCGGCGGCGACGTGTTGCTGCATCACCCCTACGACGGCTTTGCCAACATCCTGAACTTCATTGAGGAAGCCAGCCGGGACCCGCAGGTGCTGGCGATCAAGCAGACGCTGTACCGCACCGGGGACGATCCACGCCTGCTGGCCGCGCTGCGAACCGCCGCCGAGAACGGCAAGCAGGTGGTGGCCCTGATCGAACTCAAAGCGCGCTTTGACGAGCAGCGCAATATCAGTTGGGCGCGCAAGTTGGAACGCGCCGGGGCGCATGTGGTGTACGGCATGGCGGGCCTCAAGACCCACGCCAAGGTCACGCTGGTGGTGCGCCGGGAAGCCGAAGGGCTGCGCCGATACGCGCACATTGGGACAGGCAATTACAACCCCAAGACCGCCCGCCTGTACACCGATCTGAGCCTCCTGACCGCCGATCCCGAGATCGGTATGGACGTGGCCGAGCTGTTCAACCACCTGACCGGCTACGCCGAGGCCGATTACACCCACCTGCTGGTGGCCCCCGACACCGCCCGCACTGGCCTGGAGGCCCTGCTGGAGCGCGAGGCCGACAATGCCCGCGCGGGCCATGACGCCTGGGCACGGATCAAGGTCAATTCCCTGACCGATCCGGCCATGATCGAGGCGATGTATGGGGCGGCCAGCGCCGGAGTCCGCATTGACCTGATCATCCGGGGCGTGTGCTGCCTGCGTCCCGGCGTGCCCGGCCTGTCGGAGAGCGTCCGCGTCCGCAGTCTGCTGGGGCGCTATCTGGAACATGCCCGCGTCTACGCTTTCGGCAACGCCGGAAACGCCGAGGTCTATTTCGGCAGTGCCGACCTGATGAGCCGCAATCTGGACCGCCGCGTGGAGGTCGTTGCCCCGGTGCTGGACGA